DNA from Pseudocitrobacter corydidari:
ATCGCCACGGCTCAGGAAGATAGCGGATGGGTTGCTGACTTCGCGCAGACCCTGTTCGGTCATGGCGAAAACGCCCAGTTCATTCACTGCGCCAAAACGGTTTTTATGGCTGCGCAGGGTGCGGAAGCGCGAATCAGCGTCGCCATCCAGCAGCACCGAGCAGTCGATACAGTGTTCCAGCACTTTCGGGCCCGCCAGCGAGCCATCTTTGGTCACGTGGCCGACCATCACGATCGCCACACCGCGCGTTTTCGCAAAGCGCGTCAGGTAAGCGGCGGTTTCGCGCACCTGCGCCACGCTACCTGGCGACGACTGAATATCCGCCATATGCATCACCTGGATGGAGTCGATAACCATCAGCTTCGGCTGCTCTTCCTCGGCGATCATGCAAATCTGTTCGATGCTGGTTTCCGACAGCATATTTAGATTGGCCGTTGGCAGGCCGAGACGGTGCGCGCGCATCGCCACCTGCTGTAGTGATTCTTCGCCAGTGACGTACAGAGTTTTCATCTGCTCGGCGAGCTTACACAGCGTTTGCAGCAGCAGCGTTGATTTCCCGGCCCCTGGGTTACCGCCGATAAGAATCGCGCTGCCTGGCACCACGCCGCCGCCCAGTACGCGGTCAAACTCTTTAAAACCGGTTGAGAAACGCGGCAGCGCTTCCAGGCTGATATCCGACAGCTTTTGCACTTTCGACACGCCCGCGCTGCCCGCATAACCGCTTAGACGTTCATTACGCGCAACGGTTGGGGAAGCCGCCACACCACGCACTTCGGTGATGGTATTCCAGGCATGGCAGGCGCTGCACTGCCCCTGCCAGCGCGGATAATCCGCACCACATTCATTACAGACAAATGCGCGTTTTGGAGCTTTCGCCACGTTTTACCTCTTATTCCTGGTTCAGGCTGCCCGTCAGAATGCACAGCACTCCAACCAGGTCAGCGTGACGG
Protein-coding regions in this window:
- the radA gene encoding DNA repair protein RadA — translated: MAKAPKRAFVCNECGADYPRWQGQCSACHAWNTITEVRGVAASPTVARNERLSGYAGSAGVSKVQKLSDISLEALPRFSTGFKEFDRVLGGGVVPGSAILIGGNPGAGKSTLLLQTLCKLAEQMKTLYVTGEESLQQVAMRAHRLGLPTANLNMLSETSIEQICMIAEEEQPKLMVIDSIQVMHMADIQSSPGSVAQVRETAAYLTRFAKTRGVAIVMVGHVTKDGSLAGPKVLEHCIDCSVLLDGDADSRFRTLRSHKNRFGAVNELGVFAMTEQGLREVSNPSAIFLSRGDEVTSGSSVMVVWEGTRPLLVEIQALVDHSMMSNPRRVAVGLEQNRLAILLAVLHRHGGLQMADQDVFVNVVGGVKVTETSADLALLLAMVSSLRDRPLPQDLVVFGEVGLAGEIRPVPSGQERISEAAKHGFRRAIVPAANVPKKPPEGMQVFGVKKLADALNVFDDL